A single Cucumis melo cultivar AY chromosome 4, USDA_Cmelo_AY_1.0, whole genome shotgun sequence DNA region contains:
- the LOC103502971 gene encoding NADPH-dependent aldehyde reductase-like protein, chloroplastic: protein MASESGPAVPALPLQDRVAIVTGASRGIGRGIALHLAGLGARVVVNYVASSAEADQVVANINSTSAAGSSQRAIAWRADVSDPEQVKSLFDAAEQAFGSQVHILVNSAGISDPTYPYIADTPLEIFDHLFSVNTRGCFLCCKEAANRVKRGGGGRIILISSTAVVATTAGLGAYTASKAAVEAMAKVAAKELSGTGISVNCIAPGATATEMFYKGINEEGVKKVIEKCPMGRIGVPKDVASFVGFLASDDGEWINGQVILVNGGIV from the exons ATGGCTTCAGAATCAGGCCCTGCAGTGCCTGCTCTGCCTCTGCAGGATCGAGTTGCCATTGTCACTGGTGCCTCACGGGGCATAGGCCGAGGCATCGCCCTTCACCTAGCCGGTCTTGGTGCCCGAGTTGTCGTTAACTATGTTGCTAGTTCAGCTGAAGCCGATCAAGTTGTTGCCAATATCAACTCAACCTCGGCCGCAGGGAGCAGCCAACGAGCCATTGCTTGGCGGGCAGATGTGTCGGATCCAGAGCAAGTGAAGTCTCTGTTTGATGCAGCTGAGCAGGCATTTGGATCTCAGGTCCATATCCTTGTTAACTCTGCTGGAATTTCAGATCCTACTTACCCTTATATTGCCGATACACCATTGGAGATTTTCGACCATCTTTTCAG TGTGAACACGAGGGGATGTTTTCTGTGCTGCAAAGAAGCAGCAAACCGAGTAAAACGCGGCGGTGGAGGGCGAATAATACTGATATCGTCGACAGCAGTGGTGGCAACGACAGCGGGGTTAGGAGCGTACACAGCATCGAAAGCAGCAGTGGAGGCAATGGCGAAGGTGGCGGCGAAGGAGCTGAGTGGGACTGGAATATCAGTGAACTGCATAGCGCCGGGGGCGACGGCGACAGAGATGTTTTACAAAGGAATAAATGAGGAAGGAGTGAAGAAAGTGATTGAGAAGTGTCCGATGGGGAggattggtgttccaaaagatGTGGCTTCTTTCGTTGGGTTCTTGGCGTCTGACGATGGGGAGTGGATCAATGGTCAAGTCATTCTCGTCAATGGCGGCATTGTGTAG
- the LOC103502975 gene encoding glucan endo-1,3-beta-glucosidase 8-like, whose amino-acid sequence MGRLGFLKWVLLVGVLGSCVEGLGVNWGTMANHRLPPKTVVQMLKDNGIQKVKLFDADQSSMGALAGTGIEVMVAIPNDQLSAMGDYNRAKQWVQRNVTRYIFDGGVTIKYVAVGNEPFLSSYNGSFLNVTFPALQNIQNALNEAGHGDSIKATVPLNADVYNSPVNSPYPSAGRFRSDINQLMTDIVQFLNKNKAPFTVNIYPFLSLYGNDNFPFDYAFFDGASNPVVDIGTGIQYTNVFDANFDTLVSSLKAVGLGDMPILVGEVGWPTDGDKNANDGNAYRFYNGLLPRLAANKGTPLRPGFIEVYLFSFLDENGKSIAPGNFERHWGIFGYDGQPKFGMDLSGQGQNKLLVGAQNVEYLPQKWCMFNPNAKDLSKLADNIDYACTFSDCTSLGYGSSCNNLDANGNASYAFNMYFQVQNQDELACNFQGLATITSRNLSQGTCNFIIQLASSPPSHAASFVSLASMVLLFIALLL is encoded by the exons ATGGGAAGATTAGGGTTCTTGAAGTGGGTTTTGTTGGTTGGGGTTTTGGGTTCTTGTGTTGAAGGTCTTGGTGTTAATTGGGGAACCATGGCCAATCATAGATTACCCCCTAAGACTGTTGTGCAGATGCTTAAGGATAATGGGATTCAGAAAGTGAAGCTGTTTGATGCAGATCAATCCTCCATGGGTGCTCTGGCTGGGACTGGTATTGAGGTCATGGTTGCCATTCCTAATGATCAACTTTCTGCCATGGGAGACTACAATCGAGCTAAGCAATGGGTGCAGAGAAATGTCACCCGTTACATCTTTGATGGAGGAGTTACCATAAA ATATGTTGCTGTTGGCAACGAACCATTTCTCTCATCCTATAATGGATCATTCTTGAACGTTACGTTTCCAGCTCTTCAAAACATTCAAAATGCACTCAATGAAGCAGGTCATGGAGACTCCATCAAGGCAACGGTGCCGTTAAATGCTGATGTTTACAACTCCCCAGTTAATAGCCCGTACCCGTCTGCTGGTAGATTTCGCAGTGATATTAATCAACTCATGACTGATATTGTCCAGTTTCTAAACAAGAACAAAGCACCTTTTACTGTAAACATTTACCCTTTTCTTAGTCTGTATGGCAACGACAACTTCCCTTTCGACTATGCTTTCTTTGATGGTGCAAGTAATCCTGTTGTTGACATTGGAACTGGGATTCAGTATACCAATGTGTTTGATGCCAACTTCGACACATTAGTTTCATCGCTGAAGGCTGTTGGACTTGGGGACATGCCCATTCTAGTTGGTGAAGTTGGATGGCCAACTGATGGTGACAAGAATGCCAATGATGGTAATGCTTACAGATTTTACAATGGCCTTCTACCAAGGCTTGCAGCCAACAAGGGCACCCCACTGAGGCCCGGATTTATTGAAGTATACTTGTTCAGTTTTCTGGATGAAAATGGCAAGAGTATTGCTCCAGGAAATTTCGAACGGCATTGGGGTATTTTCGGGTATGACGGTCAGCCAAAGTTTGGCATGGATCTTTCTGGTCAGGGCCAAAACAAATTACTTGTGGGAGCACAGAATGTTGAGTATCTTCCTCAAAAGTGGTGTATGTTCAATCCAAATGCAAAGGATCTAAGTAAACTTGCCGATAACATAGATTATGCCTGCACTTTTTCTGATTGCACTTCCCTTGGATATGGATCTTCTTGCAATAACTTGGATGCTAATGGGAATGCGTCCTATGCATTCAATATGTATTTCCAAGTGCAAAATCAAGATGAATTGGCATGTAATTTTCAAGGTTTAGCCACAATAACCTCACGGAATCTTTCTCAAGGTACCTGCAATTTCATCATCCAGCTAGCTTCCTCGCCCCCGTCCCATGCTGCTTCATTTGTTAGTTTAGCATCCATGGTTTTGTTATTCATAGCACTGTTGCTATAA
- the LOC103502976 gene encoding general negative regulator of transcription subunit 3, whose amino-acid sequence MGASRKLQGEIDRVLKKVQEGVDVFDSIWNKVYDTDNSNQKEKFEADLKKEIKKLQRYRDQIKTWIQSSEIKDKKVSASYEQALLDARKLIEREMERFKICEKETKTKAFSKEGLGQQPKTDPKEKAKSETRDWLNNVVSELESQIDNFEAEIEGLSVKKGKARPPRLVHLETSITRHKAHIMKLELILRLLDNDELSPEQVNDVKDFLEDYVERNQEDFDEFSDVDELYSSLPLDKVESLEDLVAICPPSLVKGTPALNLKTTTLATSATQAPVTAAPSHQPNTVLPDQVDDSTLPDANIDILLKTPPSKNSVLGSSAATTPTGNQAASSSLNGAVHGSGLSTTSSILPGSSAVRAVLETTAAPNSSPVNMPTSAKDEEIASFPGRKLSPSFSDSGLVRGGMGRGVIANQPPSTSSHTSGIVVPSNITLGNVSSASEVTKRNIMGGEERTGNSGMVQSMVSPLSNRLALPTAAKVSDGTTTVDPSNVSDAAAIGGRVFSPSVVPSMQWRPGSSFQNPNEGGQFRGRAEIAPDQREKFLQRLQQVQQQGHSTLLGMTLGGGNHKQFSSQQQSSLLQQFNSQNSSVSSQAGLGIGVQAPGVNPVAVTSGSLQQQPNSFQQSNQQALMTSGAKDSDVTHSKVEEEQQQQQQQSLSEDTTDSAAVSVLGKNLMSDDDLKGSYTVDTPVGITASLTETASVTREDDLSPGQPLQPGQPSGGLGVIGRRSVSDLGAIGDNLSGSAMTTGGMHDQFYNLQMLEAAFYKLPQPKDSERPRSYTPRHPALTPPSYPQVQAPIINNPALWDRLGLETYGTDTLFFAFYYQPNTYQQYLAARELKKQSWRYHRKYQTWFQRHEEPKVATDEYEQGTYVYFDFHVNNDDLQHGWCQRIKTEFTFEYNYLEDELNI is encoded by the exons ATGGGTGCGAGTCGAAAGCTCCAAGGGGAAATTGACCGAGTTCTCAAGAAGGTCCAAGAAGGGGTTGACGTCTTTGACAGCATTTGGAACAAG GTTTATGATACCGACAATTCCAATCAGAAGGAGAAATTTGAGGCGGACTTGAAGAAGGAGATAAAGAAGCTTCAGAGATACAGGGACCAAATCAAGACATGGATTCAGTCCAGTGAGATTAAGGATAAGAAG GTCAGTGCGTCTTATGAGCAGGCTTTGTTGGATGCTCGTAAACTTATTGAGCGTGAAATGGAAAGATTTAAGATTTGTGAAAAGGAGACGAAAACTAAAGCCTTCTCGAAAGAAGGTTTGGGTCAACAGCCTAAAACT GATCCAAAGGAGAAAGCTAAATCAGAAACTCGGGATTGGTTGAACAATGTG GTTAGTGAGTTGGAATCTCAGATTGATAATTTTGAAGCTGAGATCGAGGGTTTGTCTGTGAAGAAGGGGAAAGCAAGGCCACCTAGATTG GTTCATCTTGAAACATCTATTACTCGGCACAAGGCTCATATAATGAAGCTGGAACTGATCTTGAGACTGCTTGATAACGATGAATTGAGTCCTGAGCAAGTCAACGATGTCAAGGACTTCTTAGAAGATTATGTTGAAAGAAATCAG GAGGATTTTGATGAATTCAGTGATGTGGATGAGCTGTACAGCTCATTGCCTCTCGATAAGGTGGAATCTCTTGAAGATTTGGTTGCAATTTGCCCTCCTAGCCTTGTGAAG GGTACACCAGCTCTCAACTTGAAGACGACTACACTGGCAACGTCGGCAACTCAGGCTCCT GTTACTGCTGCTCCAAGTCATCAACCAAATACTGTCCTTCCAGATCAGGTTGATGATTCAACTTTGCCAGATGCTAACATTGACATTCTTTTGAAGACTCCACCTTCTAAGAATAGTGTCCTTGGTTCGTCTGCGGCTACAACACCCACCGGGAACCAGGCAGCCTCGTCTTCCTTGAATGGTGCAGTGCATGGATCTGGCTTATCCACTACATCATCCATTCTTCCAGGTTCAAGTGCTGTTCGTGCAGTATTGGAGACTACGGCTGCTCCTAATTCATCTCCTGTAAATATGCCCACTTCTGCAAAGGATGAAGAAATTGCTAGCTTCCCAGGCCGTAAACTGTCCCCATCATTTTCAGATTCTGGACTTGTTAGGGGTGGCATGGGAAGAGGTGTGATTGCTAATCAGCCACCCTCCACTTCCTCCCATACTTCTGGCATTGTGGTTCCTAGTAATATTACTCTCGGTAATGTTTCTTCTGCCTCTGAAGTGACAAAGAGAAACATTATGGGAGGTGAAGAACGGACTGGTAACAGTGGCATGGTTCAGTCCATGGTTTCCCCTTTAAGTAACAGACTAGCTTTGCCTACAGCAGCTAAAGTTAGCGATGGAACGACCACAGTTGATCCTTCTAATGTAAGTGATGCAGCGGCTATAGGGGGTCGAGTTTTCTCTCCATCTGTGGTTCCTAGCATGCAGTGGAGGCCAGGAAGTTCTTTCCAAAATCCGAACGAAGGA GGGCAGTTTCGTGGAAGAGCTGAAATAGCACCAGATCAAAGGGAGAAGTTCTTGCAGCGTCTCCAGCAAGTTCAGCAACAGGGACATAGTACACTTCTTGGCATGACTCTTGGCGGAGGAAATCATAAGCAGTTTTCTTCACAACAGCAAAGTTCACTTCTACAGCAG tTTAATTCCCAAAATTCATCTGTTAGTTCTCAAGCTGGTCTGGGGATTGGAGTTCAAGCACCTGGAGTAAATCCTGTTGCTGTTACATCTGGTTCATTACAGCAGCAACCAAATTCCTTCCAGCAGTCTAATCAGCAGGCATTAATGACGAGTGGAGCAAAAGATTCGG ATGTTACCCATTCAAAAGTTGAGGAGGAGCAGCAGCAACAACAGCAGCAAAGTTTATCGGAGGATACTACTGATTCTGCTGCTGTTTCTGTCCTTGGAAAGAATCTGATGAGTGATGATGATTTGAAAGGATCATATACAGTAGATACTCCA GTTGGCATAACTGCTTCACTGACTGAGACAGCTTCAGTAACGAGAGAAGATGACCTTTCTCCTGGTCAACCTTTGCAGCCTGGCCAACCTTCTGGAGGTCTTGGTGTCATTGGCCGAAGAAGTGTTTCTGACTTGGGTGCCATTGGCGATAACCTTAGCGGGTCCGCAATGACTACTGGAGGAATGCATGATCAATTCTATAATTTGCAAATGCTTGAAGCTGCATTCTACAAGCTACCTCAACCGAAGGACTCAGAGCGTCCAAGGAGCTATACTCCA AGGCACCCTGCACTTACTCCTCCGAGCTATCCTCAAGTACAGGCCCCTATTATAAACAATCCTGCCTTATGGGACCGATTAGGTCTAGAGACCTACGGCACTGACACGTTGTTCTTTGCATTTTACTATCAGCCG AACACCTATCAACAATATTTGGCTGCTAGAGAATTAAAGAAACAATCTTGGAGATACCACAGAAAATATCAGACATGGTTCCAACGACACGAAGAGCCAAAAGTTGCTACAGATGAGTATGAGCAAGGAACTTATGTGTACTTCGATTTCCATGTTAATAATGATGACCTACAACATGGATG GTGCCAAAGGATTAAAACTGAGTTCACTTTTGAGTATAACTACCTTGAAGATGAACTCAATATATAG
- the LOC103502973 gene encoding NADPH-dependent aldehyde reductase-like protein, chloroplastic isoform X1, translated as MPSEALFPLSSAILPLRDRVAVVTGASRGVGKAIALHLASLGAKLLINYVSNSSQANLVASQINSSFPGTAVTLQGDVSDPATVSALFDKAEHAFNSPVHIIVNSAGIADPDRRTLADLPLEDFDRIFSVNVRGSFLCAREGVRRVKRGVG; from the exons ATGCCTTCAGAAGCTTTATTTCCTTTATCTTCAGCCATATTACCCCTCAGAGACAGAGTCGCCGTTGTTACCGGAGCTTCTCGTGGTGTCGGAAAAGCCATCGCTCTCCACTTGGCATCACTTGGCGCCAAACTTCTCATCAATTACGTCTCAAACTCATCCCAAGCCAATCTCGTCGCTTCTCAAATCAACTCCTCATTTCCCGGCACCGCCGTCACTCTCCAAGGCGACGTCTCCGATCCGGCTACCGTTTCCGCCCTCTTCGACAAGGCCGAGCACGCTTTCAACTCCCCTGTCCACATCATCGTCAACTCCGCTGGAATCGCCGATCCCGATAGGCGAACCCTAGCCGACCTTCCCTTGGAGGATTTCGACAGAATTTTCAG TGTAAATGTAAGAGGATCGTTCCTATGCGCGCGGGAGGGTGTGAGGAGAGTGAAACGCGGCGTCggttaa
- the LOC103502973 gene encoding NADPH-dependent aldehyde reductase-like protein, chloroplastic isoform X2 gives MPSEALFPLSSAILPLRDRVAVVTGASRGVGKAIALHLASLGAKLLINYVSNSSQANLVASQINSSFPGTAVTLQGDVSDPATVSALFDKAEHAFNSPVHIIVNSAGIADPDRRTLADLPLEDFDRIFSFPV, from the exons ATGCCTTCAGAAGCTTTATTTCCTTTATCTTCAGCCATATTACCCCTCAGAGACAGAGTCGCCGTTGTTACCGGAGCTTCTCGTGGTGTCGGAAAAGCCATCGCTCTCCACTTGGCATCACTTGGCGCCAAACTTCTCATCAATTACGTCTCAAACTCATCCCAAGCCAATCTCGTCGCTTCTCAAATCAACTCCTCATTTCCCGGCACCGCCGTCACTCTCCAAGGCGACGTCTCCGATCCGGCTACCGTTTCCGCCCTCTTCGACAAGGCCGAGCACGCTTTCAACTCCCCTGTCCACATCATCGTCAACTCCGCTGGAATCGCCGATCCCGATAGGCGAACCCTAGCCGACCTTCCCTTGGAGGATTTCGACAGAATTTTCAG TTTTCCAGTGTAA
- the LOC103502972 gene encoding photosynthetic NDH subunit of subcomplex B 2, chloroplastic: MASLVCLPLPKPNLIRASSSSSSTSFPSTADSLNDKFARKGFHFHDSNGVPTLDLTVRNGSSLRLHISDAHLTSYKPKVYWKDDGFEEILFTTPTAKGGIALVIDDASDSSSKSSLLPSSDWTVKDVDSDAIDALQVELSCSSKQMEITYIVTLYSESLATAVIVKNTGLKPLTLKSAILSHFKFKQRDGAAIQGLQGCSYCSHPPLSSPFEILSPSEAMKVEEPDWFSFGSEPQGKAGSWSLQDVPFTMLKNKFSRVYAAPPAERLKPIYHTTPSKYETLDQGRELFFRVIRMGFEDIYVSSPGSLSNKFGKDHFICTGPASMLVPVTVKPGEQWKGAQVIEHDNL; this comes from the exons ATGGCTTCTCTGGTTTGTCTTCCACTCCCAAAGCCAAACCTCATTAGagcttcctcttcttcttcttcaacttctttCCCTTCCACCGCCGATTCTCTCAACGACAAATTCGCCCGCAAGGGATTCCACTTCCACGACTCCAATGGCGTTCCCACTCTCGACCTCACCGTCCGCAACGGTAGCTCCTTACGCCTCCACATTTCCGATGCTCATTTAACTTCCTATAAACCCAAAGTCTATTGGAAGGACGACGGCTTTGAGGAAATTCTCTTTACCACTCCCACCGCTAAAGGTGGGATTGCTCTTGTCATTGATGATGCTTCAGATTCTTCTTCCAAATCTTCTCTTCTTCCCTCTTCTGATTGGACTGTTAAAGATGTCGATTCCGACGCCATTGATGCCCTCCAG GTGGAGTTAAGCTGCAGTAGTAAGCAAATGGAGATTACTTACATTGTCACTCTCTATTCAGAAAGTTTGGCTACGGCTGTTATTGTGAAGAACACGGGACTGAAGCCATTGACGCTAAAGAGTGCGATATTGAGTCATTTCAAGTTCAAGCAACGAGATGGGGCAGCAATTCAGGGCCTTCAGGGATGCTCCTATTGCTCCCACCCACCTTTATCTTCACCTTTTGAAATACTATCTCCATCCGAAGCAATGAAGGTCGAGGAACCTGATTGGTTCTCGTTTGGCTCCGAGCCTCAAGGAAAAGCAGGCTCATGGAGCCTCCAAGATGTCCCCTTCACCATGTTGAAGAATAAGTTCAGTAGAGTTTATGCTGCCCCACCAGCCGAGAGATTGAAGCCTATTTATCACACCACACCTTCCAAGTATGAGACTCTTGATCAG GGCAGAGAGCTATTCTTTAGGGTGATAAGGATGGGGTTTGAAGACATATACGTGTCAAGCCCTGGTTCATTATCTAACAAGTTTGGAAAAGACCATTTCATATGCACTGGCCCTGCTTCCATGTTGGTTCCTGTCACAGTTAAACCTGGTGAACAATGGAAGGGCGCCCAAGTAATTGAGCATGATAACTTGTAA
- the LOC103502974 gene encoding GATA transcription factor 12-like, whose translation MDYQTETASVNYKCEQDDCSNLEAEFSSTVDDILYSSQAMTMDVDVSLEWLSAFVEECLSTKGSTHPLPPPSQLSTQLNNPPTKPSSLSQLVPTSSNSQFTHFPAVPGKARSKRRRRTPSNKMSVLPLISRRLRQLNLLQNKHSLQLTSSTDPLLLQQTYWLADSELLLPPEARGGEREKTVDMGQIKTTVEKSVKKQQQGAGSGRRCSHCQAQRTPQWRSGPLGPKTLCNACGVRYKKSGRLLPEYRPANSPTFVSLLHSNSHKRVMEMRMMNASSSTSTPTPTCPSSS comes from the exons ATGGATTACCAAACGGAGACGGCGTCGGTTAACTACAAATGTGAGCAAGACGACTGTTCTAATCTGGAGGCTGAGTTTTCTTCCACTGTTGACGACATTCTCTATTCTTCACAGGCCATGACAATG GATGTTGATGTAAGCTTGGAATGGCTATCAGCATTTGTGGAAGAATGCTTATCAACCAAAGGAAGCACCCACCCTCTCCCACCACCCTCACAACTATCCACTCAGCTCAACAATCCACCTACAAAACCAAGTTCACTTTCTCAACTTGTGCCCACTTCTTCCAACTCGCAGTTCACCCACTTTCCTGCAGTCCCTGGCAAGGCCAGGAGCAAGAGAAGACGACGAACGCCCTCCAACAAAATGAGCGTTCTCCCTCTCATTAGTCGACGTCTCCGTCAACTGAACCTGCTGCAGAACAAACATTCCTTACAATTGACCTCCTCTACGGACCCCCTTCTGTTGCAACAGACCTACTGGTTGGCCGATAGTGAGCTCTTACTTCCACCCGAGGCTCGAGGAGGAGAAAGAGAGAAGACGGTAGACATGGGTCAGATAAAAACCACAGTTGAGAAGAGTGTGAAGAAGCAGCAACAGGGTGCAGGGAGTGGGAGAAGATGCAGCCATTGTCAAGCACAGAGGACTCCACAGTGGAGAAGTGGACCATTGGGACCCAAGACATTATGCAATGCATGTGGGGTTAGATACAAAAAGTCAGGAAGATTATTGCCAGAGTATAGACCAGCCAACAGCCCTACTTTTGTGAGTTTATTGCATTCAAATTCCCACAAGAGAGTTATGGAGATGAGAATGATGAATGCCTCTTCTTCTACTTCTACTCCTACTCCTACCTGCCCCTCCTCTTCGTAA